GTACCGAGTGGACGCAGCGGCTCCGGCAGCAGGGTGTGCTCATCAGCATGGATGGCCGTGGCCGGGCGCTGGACAATGTCTTCGTGGAGCGGCTGTGGCGGACCGTGAAGTACGAGGACATCTACCTGCGGGGCTACGAGACGCCCGCCGAGCTGGAAGCCGGCCTGCACCGCTACTTCCGCTTCTACAACGAGCAGCGGCCGCATAGTGCCCTTGACCGCCGAACCCCGGCCGAGGTCCACTGGACCTCTCAGCCGGACCCATGAACCCGATGGAGAGGCCTCCGGTCTTTACTTCTCAGCGCCCCTCCGTGGTCCAGCGATCGGGGTCCACCCCACACCTACACCTGGATCGTCACTCCCCAGCCGGAGCTGGACGGCCAGCGGCCCATCGATATCATGCTCGACGAGGGAGCCCTGGGCATCCGCCGCGTCCTGGAACACCTCCAATCGGTCACCGAATAGGCGGTCCGGCTCCATGCGTCTCTGGCCCCGCTCCACCGACAAGAAGTCGGCCACACTGGAAGCCATTTTCCTGGCGCCCGAGGCCGGTGCTCCCGTTGTGGCCGTGGCCAAAGCGACAGTCGGAGAGGCCGGTTTGGTGGGCGACCGCTACGCCGCACAGAAAGGGTTCTGGCGCGGGCCGGACGCCTGCCCCATCACCCTCATTCGGGCCGAGGACCTGGACCTTATCCAGCGCCGTCACCATTTGGCCGTCACCGCCGGTGAGCACCGCCGCAACCTGGTCGTCCGCGGCCTGCCGAGCCGCCAGCTGACCGATGGCGTGCTCGTCCTTGGCGATGTCCGCCTCCGGCTCACCGTACCGCGACCGCCTTGTCTCTACCTGGAACGCCTGACCCAGCGCGGCATGGGACGGGCCCTGCGAAAAAGCGGCGGCGTCTGTGCCCGGATCATCCAGCCCGGCTCCCTTCACGCGGGCATGGCTATTCACAAAGAACATACCGAACGGGAATCCCCATGATCGAAACCGCCGGAAGCGAGGTCCAGTTGTCGGGGGTGACGCGCGCCTACCCCGAGGGGGACGGCGTGCGCCGGGTGCTGGATGGGGTGTCGGCGACGCTGGCGCCGGGCTCCATTACCGCGCTGGTGGGGCCCAGCGGCTGCGGGAAGTCGACCCTGCTCAATCTCATCGCCGGCATCGACCCGCCGGATGGCGGCTCCATCTCCATCGGCGGCACCGATCTCACCGGGCTGGACGAGACGGCGCGCACGCGCTTCCGGCGGCGCCACATCGGCCTGGTCTTCCAGTTCTTCAATCTCCTGCCCACGCTCACGGTGGAGGAGAACGTCCTCCTGCCCCAGCAGCTCGACGGCCGCGATGATGCCGGGACCGCCCAGCGGGCCCGGGCGCTGCTGGCGGACCTCGGCCTGGGCGGCCGGGAGGGGGAGTGGCCGGAGCACCTCTCCGGCGGCGAGCAGCAGCGGGTGGCCATTGCCCGGGCGCTGGCGGGGCGGCCGCGGCTGCTCCTGGCCGATGAGCCCACCGGCAATCTCGACGGCGAGACCGCCGAGGCGGTGGCGGACAGCCTGGTGGCCCTGGCCGAGCGCGACGGCGTCACCGTCCTGCTGGTCACCCACAGCGACGAGCTGGCCCGCCGCGCCCACCGCCGGCTGACCCTGCGCGCCGGCGGCCTCACGGAGGCGTGATGCTCGCCCGGCTGGCCGCCCGCCACACCCTCCGCGAACCCCTGCTCACCGGGCTGGCCATCCTGGGCGTCGCCCTGGGCGTGGCGGTGGTGGTGGCCGTGGATCTGGCCGGGGACAGCGCCCGCGCCGCCTTCGATCGCTCCCTGGCCGCGCTCACCGGCCCCGCTACCCATCGCATCGAGGCCGGCCCGCGCGGGCTGGACGAGGAGCGCTGGGTCGCCTTCCAGCGGGAGCAGGGGATCCGAGCGGCGGCGCCGGTGGTCTCCGGCCGCCTGCCCACCGGGGCCGGGCCGGTGCGGATCCGCGGGGTGGACCCCATCGCC
This genomic interval from Thiohalospira halophila DSM 15071 contains the following:
- a CDS encoding ABC transporter ATP-binding protein, encoding MIETAGSEVQLSGVTRAYPEGDGVRRVLDGVSATLAPGSITALVGPSGCGKSTLLNLIAGIDPPDGGSISIGGTDLTGLDETARTRFRRRHIGLVFQFFNLLPTLTVEENVLLPQQLDGRDDAGTAQRARALLADLGLGGREGEWPEHLSGGEQQRVAIARALAGRPRLLLADEPTGNLDGETAEAVADSLVALAERDGVTVLLVTHSDELARRAHRRLTLRAGGLTEA
- a CDS encoding antitoxin Xre/MbcA/ParS toxin-binding domain-containing protein, with amino-acid sequence MVTPQPELDGQRPIDIMLDEGALGIRRVLEHLQSVTE
- a CDS encoding MOSC domain-containing protein; translated protein: MRLWPRSTDKKSATLEAIFLAPEAGAPVVAVAKATVGEAGLVGDRYAAQKGFWRGPDACPITLIRAEDLDLIQRRHHLAVTAGEHRRNLVVRGLPSRQLTDGVLVLGDVRLRLTVPRPPCLYLERLTQRGMGRALRKSGGVCARIIQPGSLHAGMAIHKEHTERESP
- a CDS encoding integrase core domain-containing protein, which gives rise to TEWTQRLRQQGVLISMDGRGRALDNVFVERLWRTVKYEDIYLRGYETPAELEAGLHRYFRFYNEQRPHSALDRRTPAEVHWTSQPDP